attatttatttttcattatcatcagTAGAATTACATACAAATGTCTATCGAATTATAAACGGTTCATACTATGCATTATTAGATAGTCGTCTTTTCGATCTTGGCGGCAAGGTCATCGACTTCGTCGCTCTTTTCAGGGGCAAcgttttcttcctcttcttcttctgcatCCTTGACAATATCCTCGAAACCACTctcattctcatcttcttcctcatcttcatcatctgtAAGCTCTTCCATGTCGTCCaactcatcaatttcaccAAATCCACGGTCTTCAAAAATTTTAGTGATGCTATCAACAGCCTCATGATCCTCAGAAAATCTGTTACCATTAATTTCAAGAGTCTTCAGATTGGGCAACTTCTTGGCAATTGCTTCACTGAGCAAATTAATACCATTGGATTCGATTTCATTGTATTGGAGTTTCAAAATCTCTAAATTGGGGAGCTCTTCGCCATCAACGATGGTCTGAGCAAAAATTTCACCGCCACGAGCTGACAGTAAACAGTCGCTAATACCTAACTCTTTGAGTTTTTTCCAATTGTGGAAAACTTTACTAAGTGCACGAGCGCCTCTTTCAGTCAAAGTGTTATCCTGTAGATCGAGCTTTTCTAATTCTGGAGACTTAGCGAGTccattcaaaaacaaatgcTCTAAACCTTCCTGACGAATACCATTCTGATATAATCGTATTTCTTGGATAGATCCATGTGCAGCTAGGAATGATGCCCAAGCCTCCATAGAACCGTTTTCCAAACGGTTACGACCACACAAAACAGTCTTCAGGGTAGGGCTGCCGTTGGCTTTTTTCACCTCAGCAAGCTTTTCCAATGCATTGGCGACTCTAGATCCAGCCAATGGGCCAAATCCATTATTCGATAAAAGTAAATGCTCCAAAGGACTGTGTTTAGCTAAGAATGATTCCAAAGGATCGATAGTGGCAATGCCAAATGCGTTATCGGAGAGATCAATGGTATGTAACTTTGGGCAGTTCAACAATGCAACAAGGATATCATCCAGGGAATCAGGGATTTCACTTCGGATTCTACCAGTAAAAATATCAGATAAATTAGCGACCTCCAGGTCTTTTTTGGATGCAAGGCTCTTAGCGAGGGCTTCACAAGCTCCTTTACCATAAGAGTTACCAGTAAAATTTACTTCCCTGATATTTTCAAGCTGATCCAGCTTCTCCAAATAGGGTCTGATATCTGCCTCAGTATCAAACTTCTTCCCTTGAACTTCAATAGAAAACGACGACATGGTACCTGCTGCTAACAAATGGAGATGATTTGTTTACttattaaaaatattatataaagTTCTTTCTTGCATATGAACACAAAACAACTGTTTTCAGGAGAATCGTGAGCCTCATGCGCCGCTTCTAACCCGCGTCGTCTATTGTTCTCTTCTAGGTTaacaatatataaataattaaataaaaaaacttatatgtataaatatatatatagaaaaGGTTTCTTCGGGATATGGTATGCAATTATATCCTGTGACAGCACCTTTTCTTGATACCTGTCTGACAAGCTTATCGACTTAGTTGGACTCACCCTTCACCGATGTTTCTCGATTGTTCCAAATATCACCCTAACCTCCGTCTCATAGATGTTATATAGGCTGCCGCTAAATCCTAGGCTAGGTAGTGACAATATTAATCCGACTCCGTAGTTCATACCAAGGGAAACAGCACCGCTCCTCGAATTTAACAGAGAATTAAAATGGTTCTTCACAATCCTAATAACTGGTAGGTTCTatagtttatttatatcagGGATCTTGGCTTGTTTTGAATTGAGAGCCTCAAGTTAATTGGGATCATGGACTGGACTAACTGAGTAGGCACTGGGTTGACAAAAACTGCATTTACTGGTCTAGAGACTACTTCAGCGAGAAGCTAGTCGGTGTCTCTGCTGAGTCCTCTGATGGAAAGACCAAAGTGCAAATTACTGAGCTTAAGAGCCTCGAAGGCGACGTGGATGTTTCTCAAAGGAAGGGAAAAGTCATCAGCTTGTTTGATCTTAAGATGGAATTGACTTACAAAGGTTCCACAACTGATGAGGAGAATGTAACAGGCCAAATTAGCATTCCTGAGATTGCATACGacacagaagaagacgagtaCACCTTCTCCATTACCATCAACAATGACAAGTCGTCAAAAGAGCCTGTCAAAGCTCTCATCCGTAAACAAATTGTACCCAAACTTCGCTCTCTACTTGGAAGATTTGGTCCAGACTTGATTGAAACTCACGGAAAGGATATTCAACATCCAGATAGCTCGTTGTCTGCCTCTTCCTCTCAAGCTAC
The Sugiyamaella lignohabitans strain CBS 10342 chromosome A, complete sequence genome window above contains:
- the RNA1 gene encoding Rna1p (GTPase activating protein (GAP) for Gsp1p; involved in nuclear transport; GO_component: GO:0005737 - cytoplasm [Evidence IEA,IEA]; GO_component: GO:0005829 - cytosol [Evidence IDA] [PMID 2116418]; GO_component: GO:0005829 - cytosol [Evidence IDA] [PMID 8755533]; GO_component: GO:0016021 - integral component of membrane [Evidence ISM] [PMID 12192589]; GO_component: GO:0005634 - nucleus [Evidence IDA] [PMID 8755533]; GO_function: GO:0005096 - GTPase activator activity [Evidence IEA]; GO_function: GO:0005098 - Ran GTPase activator activity [Evidence IEA]; GO_function: GO:0005098 - Ran GTPase activator activity [Evidence IMP] [PMID 7657689]; GO_function: GO:0005098 - Ran GTPase activator activity [Evidence IDA] [PMID 9305944]; GO_process: GO:0006404 - RNA import into nucleus [Evidence IMP] [PMID 16040803]; GO_process: GO:0006348 - chromatin silencing at telomere [Evidence IMP] [PMID 17904525]; GO_process: GO:0043547 - positive regulation of GTPase activity [Evidence IEA]; GO_process: GO:0032853 - positive regulation of Ran GTPase activity [Evidence IEA]; GO_process: GO:0006606 - protein import into nucleus [Evidence IDA] [PMID 7657689]; GO_process: GO:0006407 - rRNA export from nucleus [Evidence IMP] [PMID 11739405]; GO_process: GO:0000054 - ribosomal subunit export from nucleus [Evidence IMP] [PMID 11739405]; GO_process: GO:0006409 - tRNA export from nucleus [Evidence IGI,IMP] [PMID 22008473]) gives rise to the protein MSSFSIEVQGKKFDTEADIRPYLEKLDQLENIREVNFTGNSYGKGACEALAKSLASKKDLEVANLSDIFTGRIRSEIPDSLDDILVALLNCPKLHTIDLSDNAFGIATIDPLESFLAKHSPLEHLLLSNNGFGPLAGSRVANALEKLAEVKKANGSPTLKTVLCGRNRLENGSMEAWASFLAAHGSIQEIRLYQNGIRQEGLEHLFLNGLAKSPELEKLDLQDNTLTERGARALSKVFHNWKKLKELGISDCLLSARGGEIFAQTIVDGEELPNLEILKLQYNEIESNGINLLSEAIAKKLPNLKTLEINGNRFSEDHEAVDSITKIFEDRGFGEIDELDDMEELTDDEDEEEDENESGFEDIVKDAEEEEEENVAPEKSDEVDDLAAKIEKTTI